From one Lactiplantibacillus paraplantarum genomic stretch:
- the brnQ gene encoding branched-chain amino acid transport system II carrier protein produces MQTTRKLTIKHYIIIGSMLFGMFFGAGNLIFPIHLGQLAGANWLTAGWGFLLTGTLLPLLGIIAISVTRSSGIYELARPIGKRYATIFMVLTCATLGPLFATPRTATTPFQIGIASHVSAAQAPWYLLAYSLIFFSITYWAARKPTRIVDTIGKLLNPAFLILLALIFGMAFSRPLGTTNATPTAAYQHGAFLNGFLQGYNTMDALAALLFGIAVVTTIRGLGQRDAGAIAKTAAKSSLLSISLEAVIYLGLIWIGATSLSQFKLSADGGIAFGQIANAFMGIPGAIILAIMATLTCLTTAVGLATSFAEALHAKFPKISYRAWNRLACGASFLIANIGLDQIIAWSTPMLMFLYPLAITLIILAIASPLFQRDPLVYRWTTALTLIPAFIDGLGAAPALITRLGWVQTILAWDQRYLPLAKLGFDWALPAIIGLLIGLGWHYARRFQNAHAYKMSQD; encoded by the coding sequence CGGTTGGGGATTCTTGCTGACGGGGACGTTGTTACCATTGTTGGGAATTATCGCCATTAGTGTGACACGCAGTAGTGGGATTTATGAGTTAGCACGGCCAATTGGCAAGCGCTACGCAACAATTTTTATGGTACTGACTTGCGCAACTTTGGGACCCTTGTTCGCAACGCCACGGACAGCCACCACGCCGTTTCAAATTGGCATCGCTAGCCATGTGAGTGCGGCGCAGGCACCATGGTATCTGCTAGCTTACTCGTTGATTTTCTTCAGTATTACCTACTGGGCTGCACGTAAGCCCACCCGAATCGTTGATACGATCGGTAAATTGTTAAACCCAGCTTTTCTGATTTTGCTCGCTTTGATTTTTGGCATGGCCTTTAGTCGACCACTGGGGACCACGAATGCGACGCCGACCGCGGCCTACCAACACGGGGCGTTCTTGAACGGCTTTTTGCAAGGGTATAATACGATGGACGCGTTAGCCGCCTTGTTGTTTGGGATTGCAGTTGTCACCACGATTCGGGGCCTTGGTCAACGGGATGCCGGAGCGATTGCTAAGACGGCCGCCAAGTCCAGCTTGTTGAGTATTAGTTTAGAAGCAGTCATTTATCTTGGTCTGATCTGGATTGGCGCGACGTCGTTATCGCAATTTAAGTTATCTGCGGATGGTGGCATTGCTTTTGGTCAGATTGCTAATGCTTTTATGGGTATACCAGGAGCGATTATTTTAGCAATTATGGCGACCTTGACGTGTCTGACAACGGCAGTGGGTTTGGCGACGTCGTTTGCGGAAGCCTTGCACGCTAAATTTCCCAAAATCAGTTATCGCGCTTGGAACCGCTTGGCCTGTGGGGCCTCATTTCTCATCGCTAATATTGGGTTGGATCAAATTATTGCATGGTCGACGCCGATGCTGATGTTCCTGTATCCGTTGGCGATTACACTGATTATCTTAGCAATTGCCTCACCGCTATTTCAGCGTGATCCGCTCGTTTATCGATGGACGACGGCGTTAACTTTGATTCCAGCGTTCATTGATGGTCTAGGTGCTGCACCAGCACTGATTACTCGGTTAGGATGGGTTCAAACGATTCTTGCATGGGATCAACGGTACTTACCATTAGCTAAACTAGGATTTGATTGGGCACTTCCCGCCATTATTGGTCTACTGATCGGCTTGGGCTGGCACTATGCGCGCCGCTTCCAGAACGCCCATGCTTACAAGATGAGCCAGGACTAA
- a CDS encoding cation:proton antiporter has protein sequence MDFLGILCLLILATTLAGHFAHRAGIPAVIGEILVGVILGPALLNWVHLTTLVQTFSDIGVVVLMFIGGLESNLALLRKYLRPAIIVAIIGVIFPVIIMGLTSRFFQFSWFESLFIGVIFSATSVSISVEVLKEFKVLDTKEGATILGAAVADDIIGVILLSVMIAMMGGQSGVAQTNLGIVLLEQVGFFIGVFIVIKWVAPYLMRLSDHLLMAASPTIMAIIICLALAWLAELVGLSGAIGAFFAGVAIAQTDYQHVVDVSIEPVGYTTFIPLFFVSVGLNMTFKGVWQSLPFIVVMTVLGVLTKLWGCGLGAKLNGFSHHSNYLVGAGMISRGEMALITAQIGFSAHLLSNDYYSDIILVIIVVTMIAPFVLKNAIHRAGQVTATHSIIEEH, from the coding sequence ATGGATTTTTTGGGAATACTTTGTTTGTTGATTTTGGCGACAACCCTCGCTGGGCACTTTGCTCACCGTGCGGGGATTCCTGCCGTGATTGGTGAGATTCTGGTCGGGGTGATATTAGGGCCGGCGCTACTTAACTGGGTCCATTTAACGACTTTAGTTCAAACGTTCTCAGATATTGGGGTCGTGGTACTGATGTTCATCGGTGGACTGGAAAGCAACTTAGCACTTTTACGTAAGTATTTGCGTCCCGCCATTATCGTGGCTATTATCGGGGTGATTTTTCCGGTCATCATTATGGGACTTACGAGTCGCTTCTTTCAGTTCAGTTGGTTTGAATCACTGTTTATCGGTGTCATCTTTTCAGCCACGTCGGTTTCGATTTCCGTGGAGGTACTAAAAGAATTTAAAGTATTGGATACTAAGGAAGGGGCCACGATTCTAGGGGCAGCGGTCGCTGATGACATTATCGGGGTGATTCTGTTGAGTGTCATGATTGCGATGATGGGTGGTCAGAGCGGCGTTGCCCAGACTAATCTCGGTATCGTGCTCTTGGAACAGGTTGGCTTCTTCATAGGGGTCTTCATCGTGATTAAGTGGGTTGCCCCGTATCTGATGCGCTTGAGTGATCATCTGTTGATGGCTGCCAGCCCAACTATTATGGCGATTATTATTTGTTTAGCGTTGGCATGGTTGGCAGAACTAGTGGGCTTGAGTGGTGCTATAGGTGCTTTCTTCGCCGGAGTTGCAATTGCACAAACTGATTACCAACACGTGGTGGACGTTAGTATTGAACCAGTGGGCTACACGACGTTTATTCCATTATTCTTCGTCAGTGTGGGTTTAAATATGACGTTCAAAGGGGTCTGGCAATCGCTACCGTTCATCGTGGTCATGACGGTACTCGGTGTGTTAACTAAGTTGTGGGGGTGTGGACTGGGCGCGAAGTTAAATGGGTTCAGTCACCATAGTAATTACTTAGTCGGTGCCGGCATGATTTCGCGTGGTGAAATGGCATTGATAACGGCACAAATTGGGTTTTCAGCGCACTTACTATCAAACGATTACTATTCGGATATTATTTTGGTCATCATTGTGGTGACGATGATTGCACCGTTCGTCTTAAAGAACGCCATTCATCGCGCCGGTCAGGTGACCGCAACACATAGCATCATAGAAGAACATTAA
- a CDS encoding glycosyltransferase has product MDDKTLFTDYRFNNFVNVFNLMDLGISEERIKRDLANAKIRQVILSIYLQIKVNGAILVKNQEQRIATAINSIQPFCDKIFIFDTGSTDQTMDVVSSFHNSSIVLTQIQWHENYAYMRNYVNDNVPDGWVLLIDSDEELQKAQYLTRRQLKFDLAMLSFYIAEKKDIAIKFKQNFDKEQDINWPTRLYKKTKTVTFFGFVHEEVRSTKSLKSIRAQLRIINHGSLEAEVKKFQKKERYYRLLKKNIEIEQDNVQWYAIITPDQVLECDQEWYKKHIIVFADMILKNKLKSPFNEMLLINYIKLLMKEYQVNKAITVSEAAFEMYPSNPYFLYLKNANKLNNIEMACLKMLDELKEDSNKLREARRDNDQWLVYNAIDLIPDIMLKLLTKAEYYDHAKELLNEINLTMGHHNYIEPEIGLYKSE; this is encoded by the coding sequence ATGGATGATAAAACGTTATTTACTGATTACAGATTTAACAATTTTGTTAATGTCTTTAATTTGATGGATTTAGGGATTTCAGAGGAACGTATAAAGCGAGATTTGGCTAATGCTAAAATAAGGCAAGTGATTTTGTCGATTTACTTGCAAATTAAAGTAAATGGTGCAATTTTAGTGAAAAATCAAGAACAAAGAATAGCCACTGCCATCAATAGTATTCAACCATTTTGCGATAAGATATTTATATTTGATACAGGTTCAACAGATCAAACTATGGATGTGGTCAGTTCTTTCCATAATAGTTCTATTGTGTTGACACAAATACAGTGGCATGAAAATTATGCCTATATGCGAAACTATGTGAATGATAATGTACCGGATGGCTGGGTTTTATTAATTGATTCTGATGAAGAACTTCAGAAAGCCCAATATTTAACTAGAAGACAATTGAAGTTTGATCTAGCAATGCTTTCTTTTTATATTGCAGAAAAAAAAGATATTGCAATAAAGTTTAAGCAAAATTTCGATAAGGAACAAGATATTAATTGGCCCACACGTTTATATAAGAAGACAAAGACTGTAACTTTTTTTGGCTTTGTTCACGAAGAAGTGAGATCAACTAAAAGCTTGAAAAGCATTAGGGCACAACTCAGAATTATTAATCATGGTTCTTTAGAAGCAGAAGTAAAAAAGTTTCAAAAAAAAGAACGTTATTATCGGTTACTTAAAAAGAATATAGAAATTGAACAGGATAATGTTCAATGGTACGCGATAATAACACCAGACCAGGTATTGGAGTGTGATCAAGAGTGGTATAAAAAACATATAATAGTTTTTGCTGATATGATTTTAAAGAATAAGCTTAAATCACCCTTTAATGAGATGCTGTTAATTAACTATATAAAGCTTTTGATGAAAGAGTACCAGGTAAACAAAGCAATTACTGTGTCTGAAGCTGCGTTTGAAATGTATCCAAGCAATCCGTATTTTTTGTATTTGAAAAATGCAAATAAATTAAATAATATTGAAATGGCCTGTCTGAAAATGTTGGACGAGCTCAAAGAGGATTCGAATAAGCTGCGAGAAGCTAGACGGGATAATGATCAGTGGCTAGTATATAATGCGATCGATTTAATACCAGATATTATGCTGAAACTATTAACTAAAGCAGAATATTATGATCATGCTAAAGAGCTTTTGAATGAAATTAATTTAACTATGGGGCATCACAATTATATTGAACCGGAGATAGGTTTATATAAATCCGAATGA
- a CDS encoding bacteriocin: protein MKKFKELKENELTAITGGSFVGYYLGRFLASATHYYGKTVTKGHMHSSTINN, encoded by the coding sequence ATGAAAAAATTCAAAGAACTAAAAGAAAATGAACTGACTGCAATCACTGGTGGATCTTTTGTAGGATACTATCTTGGGCGCTTTTTAGCAAGTGCAACCCATTATTATGGTAAGACAGTCACCAAGGGACATATGCACTCTTCAACCATTAACAATTAA
- a CDS encoding bacteriocin, translated as MTNNKFEVINDKTLATVIGGGKGGGILSWFIGESSDIWKGFKKGMNHYNKK; from the coding sequence ATGACAAATAATAAATTTGAAGTAATTAACGATAAAACATTGGCAACTGTAATCGGTGGTGGTAAAGGTGGAGGAATTTTGAGTTGGTTTATAGGCGAATCCAGTGATATCTGGAAAGGCTTTAAGAAAGGTATGAATCATTACAACAAAAAGTAA
- a CDS encoding bacteriocin, translating into MKIQIKGMKQLSNKEMQKIVGGKSSAYSLQMGATAIKQVKKLFKKWGW; encoded by the coding sequence ATGAAAATTCAAATTAAAGGTATGAAGCAACTTAGTAATAAGGAAATGCAAAAAATAGTAGGTGGAAAGAGTAGTGCGTATTCTTTGCAGATGGGGGCAACTGCAATTAAACAGGTAAAGAAACTGTTTAAAAAATGGGGATGGTAA
- a CDS encoding sensor histidine kinase, translated as MIEISIFDSVIQSFFIYLGITLVYNFIFHNTSIKSIIYSLILLLVLSLVGAILDDTTSLILVLGAIIKEKCQPKINYYHLNVFLMLISSQIVILALASYLSRGFLYIYLDADKISGLSEYGDLFIGIEIIVMYIIGFLVFNLVYKMVRRYTGSFDISDDERINRHLFIILLAFFGSIEMLLFISNFQGVTATIQLTLLLTFVLMLGLISWQTLETIRVYTWQKKIAAEKLQNKQLNDYLKSVEHQYLELRKFKHDYKNLIASLNTQDNISEIKDYLTDYTQSGEFRASLNDGSIASVQHLKNEILRGLVVQKFFYAKQCGVKLTIEIANTDFILSYGVTVAVRIVGNLLDNAIEQAQKMTDKIVTVAFNEIDNTAEIAISNPVDSDFNQHQIFETGYSTKGSNRGLGLTNVRDLVEHQKGFYMDVETKKDYVTMTLIVTEDK; from the coding sequence TTGATTGAAATTAGTATCTTCGATAGCGTTATTCAATCGTTTTTTATTTATCTTGGCATTACCTTGGTATATAACTTCATCTTCCACAATACGAGTATTAAAAGTATCATTTATTCGTTGATTTTATTACTAGTGCTGTCCTTAGTAGGAGCTATTTTGGATGACACTACATCGCTAATTTTGGTTTTGGGGGCAATTATTAAGGAAAAGTGCCAACCAAAAATAAATTATTATCATCTAAATGTATTCTTAATGCTGATTTCTAGTCAGATAGTAATTTTAGCTTTGGCTTCTTATTTAAGTAGAGGATTTCTGTATATCTACTTAGATGCCGATAAAATTTCTGGCTTGTCGGAGTATGGTGATTTATTCATTGGTATTGAAATTATTGTGATGTATATTATCGGATTTTTGGTGTTCAATCTTGTGTACAAAATGGTGAGACGATACACAGGCTCGTTTGATATAAGTGATGACGAAAGAATAAATAGGCATCTATTCATTATATTGTTAGCTTTCTTTGGATCAATAGAAATGTTGTTATTTATTAGCAACTTTCAAGGTGTAACAGCTACAATTCAACTAACTTTACTGTTGACATTTGTTTTGATGCTTGGGCTTATTAGTTGGCAAACATTAGAAACGATTAGAGTATATACTTGGCAAAAAAAGATAGCAGCTGAAAAATTGCAGAATAAGCAATTAAATGATTATCTTAAGAGTGTTGAGCATCAATATCTAGAATTAAGAAAATTTAAGCATGATTATAAGAACCTAATTGCTAGTTTAAATACTCAAGATAATATAAGTGAAATTAAGGATTATTTGACCGACTATACCCAGAGCGGAGAATTCAGAGCAAGCCTAAATGACGGTAGCATTGCAAGTGTTCAGCATTTGAAGAATGAGATATTGCGCGGATTAGTTGTACAGAAGTTTTTTTATGCGAAACAGTGTGGGGTTAAGTTGACGATTGAAATAGCTAACACTGACTTTATTCTCAGTTATGGTGTTACAGTGGCTGTACGCATTGTTGGTAATTTGTTGGATAATGCCATTGAGCAAGCCCAAAAAATGACTGATAAAATAGTGACAGTCGCTTTTAATGAAATTGATAACACCGCTGAAATTGCCATTAGTAATCCTGTCGATTCAGATTTTAATCAGCATCAGATTTTTGAAACTGGTTATTCAACCAAGGGTAGTAATCGTGGCTTGGGTCTGACTAATGTACGGGATCTTGTTGAACATCAGAAGGGTTTTTATATGGATGTTGAAACCAAGAAAGATTATGTCACAATGACGTTAATTGTTACGGAGGATAAATAA
- a CDS encoding LytTR family transcriptional regulator DNA-binding domain-containing protein: MFPIYLLEDDEAQRVEYISIIKNIIMIKEYDMQLVVATGDLQELMNNIVNSKEGLFFLDMEIGEQTQAGLNLADEIRQQLPFAQIVFITTHEELSFLTLERRIAPLDYILKEQGLDDIKQKIVKDIDATQTILKTETVQHKDILGYKIGTRFFSVPINDVIMLSTNKERPGSIRLTAKNKVADFPGNLNSFENKYSQFFRCDKSALVNVDYIDSYDYQKKELTMIDNIKCSVSYRKSRELNKILKKK; this comes from the coding sequence GTGTTTCCAATTTATTTATTAGAAGATGACGAGGCCCAAAGAGTAGAGTATATAAGTATTATAAAGAATATAATCATGATTAAAGAATATGATATGCAGTTAGTAGTGGCGACAGGAGATTTACAAGAGTTAATGAATAATATTGTGAATTCTAAAGAAGGGCTGTTCTTCTTGGATATGGAAATTGGGGAACAAACTCAGGCCGGGTTGAATTTAGCAGATGAAATTCGGCAGCAGTTACCTTTTGCACAAATTGTATTTATTACAACACATGAAGAGTTATCTTTTTTGACACTGGAGCGGCGTATCGCACCGTTAGATTATATTTTGAAAGAACAAGGCCTTGATGATATTAAGCAAAAGATAGTTAAGGATATTGATGCAACTCAAACTATTCTCAAGACAGAAACTGTGCAACATAAGGATATTTTAGGTTATAAAATCGGAACGCGTTTCTTTTCAGTTCCTATTAATGACGTTATCATGCTGAGCACTAATAAAGAACGACCGGGTAGTATTAGGCTGACTGCCAAAAATAAAGTGGCAGATTTCCCAGGCAATTTAAATAGTTTTGAGAATAAATACTCACAATTTTTTAGGTGTGATAAAAGTGCATTGGTAAATGTAGATTATATTGATAGTTATGATTATCAAAAAAAAGAGCTTACCATGATAGACAACATTAAGTGCAGTGTTTCATATAGAAAGTCTCGGGAGCTTAACAAAATATTGAAAAAGAAATAG
- a CDS encoding response regulator transcription factor encodes MFPIYLYEDNAAQRDNYRKTINNTIMINEFAMALRVATDDQKIILADLNQQQDGLFFLDMEIGEDKQAGLELASRIRATIPLAKIVFITTHDELSFVTLERRIAPLDYILKDQSADLITQRIIKDINVVQNELKLTNNQRKDVFNYKLGTRYFSLALDDVVLLSTSKLRPGSVQLHAINKVAEFPGNLNALEEKYPQFFRCDKSSLVNLDHLRSFDYKEKELLLDGEIKCKASFRKSRELNKLLRDN; translated from the coding sequence TTGTTTCCAATTTATTTATACGAGGATAATGCTGCGCAAAGAGATAATTATCGTAAGACCATCAATAATACGATTATGATTAATGAGTTTGCAATGGCGCTTAGAGTTGCAACGGATGATCAAAAAATAATTCTAGCAGATTTGAATCAACAACAAGATGGCCTTTTCTTTTTAGATATGGAAATTGGTGAGGACAAACAAGCTGGACTGGAATTAGCCAGTCGAATTCGGGCAACGATACCATTGGCTAAAATAGTTTTCATTACAACACACGATGAGCTATCGTTTGTTACTCTGGAACGGCGGATTGCACCGTTGGATTATATTTTGAAAGATCAGTCTGCTGATCTAATTACGCAAAGAATTATCAAAGACATCAATGTAGTACAGAATGAATTAAAATTGACTAATAATCAACGTAAGGATGTTTTTAACTATAAGTTGGGGACGCGATATTTTTCACTTGCATTAGATGATGTGGTTTTGTTGAGTACATCGAAATTGCGACCGGGCAGCGTACAGCTCCATGCTATTAATAAGGTTGCTGAGTTCCCAGGAAACTTAAATGCGCTCGAAGAAAAGTATCCGCAATTTTTCCGATGCGATAAGAGTTCGTTGGTTAATTTAGATCATTTGCGAAGTTTTGACTATAAAGAAAAAGAGTTATTGCTCGATGGTGAAATTAAGTGTAAGGCCTCGTTTAGAAAGTCGCGGGAATTGAATAAATTGTTGAGAGACAACTAG
- a CDS encoding CPBP family intramembrane glutamic endopeptidase has protein sequence MYQFLISLLLSLIVAITEEYAFRGMIFRTLLALNLKKFATLQATIASMLTASLIFAAMHLVNLLSQPVWSVFCQVLYVIGLGILLAAIYLKTGSLLAAISVHWLIDFSSFYSQGIDPTQSPINGPMEALLKGLFLNILFIGIATFILSSKHWKLLSILNIEDKIDE, from the coding sequence ATGTATCAATTTTTAATCTCATTATTACTTTCGTTGATTGTAGCGATAACTGAAGAATACGCTTTTCGTGGCATGATATTCAGAACGCTTTTAGCACTAAACCTTAAAAAATTTGCCACATTGCAGGCCACCATCGCTTCGATGCTGACTGCTTCGCTTATTTTTGCGGCTATGCATTTGGTCAACCTTTTATCACAGCCCGTATGGTCAGTATTTTGTCAAGTTCTCTATGTTATTGGGTTAGGTATTTTACTTGCAGCAATCTATTTAAAAACCGGAAGCTTACTGGCTGCCATTAGTGTCCATTGGTTGATAGATTTTTCTAGTTTCTATTCTCAAGGTATTGACCCAACTCAATCACCCATTAACGGGCCAATGGAAGCTCTTCTAAAGGGGCTCTTTCTAAACATTTTATTCATTGGCATTGCTACGTTTATCCTATCCTCTAAGCATTGGAAGTTATTGAGTATCCTAAATATTGAAGATAAAATAGACGAGTAA
- the plnF gene encoding two-peptide bacteriocin plantaricin EF subunit PlnF produces MKKFLVLRGRELNAISGGVFHAYSARGVRNNYKSAVGPADWVISAVRGFIHG; encoded by the coding sequence ATGAAAAAATTTCTAGTTTTGCGTGGCCGTGAATTAAACGCTATTTCAGGTGGCGTTTTCCATGCCTATAGCGCGCGTGGCGTTCGGAACAATTATAAAAGTGCTGTTGGGCCTGCCGATTGGGTCATTAGCGCTGTCCGAGGATTCATCCACGGATAG
- the plnE gene encoding two-peptide bacteriocin plantaricin EF subunit PlnE: MLQFEKLQYSRLPQKKLAKISGGFNRGGYNFGKSVRHVVDAIGSVAGIRGILKSIR, translated from the coding sequence ATGCTACAGTTTGAGAAGTTACAATATTCCAGGTTGCCGCAAAAAAAGCTTGCCAAAATATCTGGTGGTTTTAATCGGGGCGGTTATAACTTTGGTAAAAGTGTTCGACATGTTGTTGATGCAATTGGTTCAGTTGCAGGCATTCGTGGTATTTTGAAAAGTATTCGTTAA
- a CDS encoding peptide cleavage/export ABC transporter codes for MHWRNYVAQVDEMDCGVAALAMILKNYGSTTSLAYLRNIAKTSLEGTTALGLVKTAEKLGFETKAIQADMSLFEVQDVPLPFIVHVTKNGDLQHFYVVVKTSKTHVVIADPDPTVAVISMSKERFESEWSGVALFFAPKSEYKPVKQDKGSLWGFIPSLLKQRRLVINIVLAAVLITIISICGSYFLQAVIDTYIPNNMHSTLAMVAIGLIVFYTFQAIFTYAQNFLLAVLGQRLSIEIILGYIRHVFELPMSFFATRRTGEIVSRFTDASKIIDALASTIVSLFLDVSIVIIMGAILVIQNMTLFWITLLSLPIYAVVILAFNKSFERLNQKEMESNAVLSSAIIEDLHGIETVKALNGETERYQKIDSEFVDYLRKSLAYLKADTLQQALKLFIQLVLEVVVLWVGANLVIHNQLSVGELMTYNALLAYFVNPLQNIINLQTKLQSAKVANNRLNEVYLVASEFEASRPIHNESQLNGDIKLQGVSYRYGYGENVLDDVNLTIRQHDKVAIVGMSGSGKSTLVKLLIDFYQPNSGDVILNGFNVKNIDKHTLRTHINYIPQEPYIFSATIEENLRLGNRSGITEKDIAKACQLALIDTDINKMAMQYQTKLDENGNTLSGGQRQRLTIARALLSPAQVLIFDESTSGLDAITEKQLIDNLVAMTDKTIIFIAHRLSIAKRTNHIIVLHDGRVAEEGTHVALLNEHGYYYDLINS; via the coding sequence ATGCATTGGAGAAACTATGTTGCGCAAGTTGACGAGATGGACTGTGGGGTCGCAGCTTTAGCAATGATTTTGAAAAATTATGGTTCGACAACATCATTGGCCTATCTAAGAAATATTGCTAAGACGAGTTTGGAAGGGACTACGGCATTAGGATTAGTAAAAACGGCCGAAAAGTTAGGTTTTGAAACCAAAGCAATTCAAGCAGATATGAGTCTTTTCGAGGTCCAAGATGTACCATTGCCATTTATTGTGCATGTTACCAAAAATGGGGATCTACAGCATTTTTATGTTGTTGTAAAAACCTCAAAAACGCATGTCGTGATTGCTGATCCGGACCCAACAGTTGCGGTTATCAGTATGTCAAAGGAACGGTTTGAAAGCGAATGGTCCGGAGTTGCCCTTTTCTTTGCACCGAAGTCGGAATATAAGCCAGTTAAGCAAGATAAGGGCTCACTATGGGGATTTATTCCAAGTTTATTAAAGCAGCGCCGACTGGTTATTAATATTGTGCTTGCTGCAGTTTTAATCACGATTATTAGTATCTGTGGGTCTTATTTCTTACAAGCGGTGATTGATACTTATATTCCCAATAATATGCACAGTACATTGGCGATGGTGGCGATTGGTCTAATTGTTTTTTATACTTTTCAAGCTATTTTTACTTATGCCCAGAATTTTTTGTTGGCGGTTTTAGGCCAACGACTTTCGATTGAAATTATTTTAGGCTATATTCGGCACGTCTTTGAATTGCCAATGAGTTTTTTTGCCACCCGGCGGACGGGTGAAATTGTTTCACGGTTTACGGATGCCAGTAAGATTATTGATGCGTTAGCTAGCACAATTGTTTCGCTGTTTTTAGATGTCAGCATCGTTATTATTATGGGGGCAATCTTGGTAATCCAGAATATGACACTTTTTTGGATTACGTTACTCTCGTTGCCAATCTACGCGGTTGTCATCTTAGCCTTTAATAAATCCTTTGAACGATTGAATCAAAAGGAAATGGAAAGCAATGCTGTTTTGAGTTCAGCCATTATTGAGGATCTTCATGGGATTGAAACTGTTAAGGCGCTGAATGGTGAGACGGAACGTTATCAGAAAATTGATTCAGAATTTGTTGATTATCTACGTAAGAGTTTGGCCTATCTTAAAGCGGATACTTTGCAACAGGCATTAAAACTGTTTATACAGTTAGTCTTAGAAGTTGTTGTTCTGTGGGTGGGCGCCAATCTCGTCATTCATAATCAGTTATCAGTTGGGGAGCTCATGACATATAATGCTTTATTAGCCTATTTTGTTAATCCACTACAGAATATTATTAATTTGCAGACTAAACTTCAAAGCGCTAAGGTCGCTAACAACCGGTTGAATGAAGTGTATTTGGTCGCTAGTGAATTTGAGGCGTCACGGCCAATTCATAATGAAAGTCAATTAAACGGTGATATTAAGTTACAAGGGGTCAGCTATCGTTATGGTTACGGTGAAAATGTCTTGGATGATGTTAATTTGACGATTCGACAACATGATAAGGTTGCAATTGTGGGGATGAGCGGCTCTGGCAAGTCCACGTTAGTTAAGTTACTTATTGATTTTTATCAGCCGAATAGTGGTGATGTCATATTGAACGGCTTCAACGTTAAGAACATCGATAAGCATACATTGCGGACCCATATTAACTACATCCCGCAGGAACCATATATCTTTTCAGCGACCATTGAAGAAAATTTAAGATTAGGTAATCGCAGCGGTATTACTGAGAAAGATATTGCGAAGGCTTGCCAATTGGCGTTAATTGATACGGATATTAATAAAATGGCCATGCAATACCAAACTAAGCTAGATGAGAATGGTAATACACTATCAGGTGGTCAGCGACAACGATTAACGATTGCGAGAGCGTTATTATCACCAGCCCAAGTCTTGATATTTGATGAGTCGACAAGTGGACTGGATGCAATTACTGAAAAACAATTAATCGATAATTTAGTGGCAATGACTGACAAGACGATTATTTTTATTGCCCACCGGTTGTCGATTGCGAAGCGGACGAATCATATCATCGTTCTGCATGATGGTCGGGTCGCTGAAGAGGGGACCCATGTAGCATTGTTGAATGAACATGGTTACTATTACGACTTGATCAATAGCTGA